From one Drosophila subpulchrella strain 33 F10 #4 breed RU33 chromosome 3L, RU_Dsub_v1.1 Primary Assembly, whole genome shotgun sequence genomic stretch:
- the LOC119553616 gene encoding uncharacterized protein LOC119553616 isoform X1 — protein sequence MRCAVKNCGNNNRNSNRRKWRFFHFPKDGTHLQNWMDFCQRDSINPATACICNEHFAPGDFERNMQYELGFSRKNPTKLKPGSLPSLNRPQKLAKDKAGRTKKDSKNVSIAKSGKIAHTDSESFQDEPQSPHSHETIEIQLCNFTTDFVDLEESSFSDYNEVVELIRTPQRSPSSQPSKNADTSQHHRHLEVEILDPLNPQSNAKDHVEIIDSDGDNYVKHLEHEVSSLKREVFFLKSERKKLIVEIQNLKALIPRS from the exons atgcgcTGTGCTGTGAAAAATTGCGGAAATAATAATCGCAATTCTAATAGAAGGAAATGGCGATTCTTTCACTTCCCCAAAGACGGGACTCACCTCCAAAATTGGATGGATTTCTGCCAGCGGGATAGTATTAACCCCGCCACAG CCTGCATTTGCAACGAGCACTTTGCACCCGGTGACTTTGAGAGGAATATGCAGTACGAACTTGGGTTTTCTCGGAAAAACCCAACTAAACTCAAGCCCGGCTCGCTACCAAGTCTCAACAGACCTCAAAAGTTGGCCAAAGATAAGGCTGGAAGAACCAAGAAAGATTCTAAAAATGTATCTATTGCAAAATCTGGGAAGATTGCCCATACCGATTCCGAATCCTTCCAGGACGAGCCGCAATCTCCACATTCCCATGAGACCATAGAAATCCAACTCTGTAACTTTACTACAGATTTTGTGGACTTGGAAGAAAGTTCATTCAGCGATTACAATGAAGTTGTTGAGCTGATAAGAACGCCTCAAAGGAGTCCGTCCTCCCAACCATCTAAAAATGCCGACACCTCTCAGCATCACAGGCACTTGGAAGTAGAAATTCTTGATCCGCTGAACCCGCAATCGAATGCCAAGGACCATGTGGAGATAATCGACTCAGACGGCGACAATTACGTAAAGCACTTGGAGCATGAAGT GAGTTCATTAAAACGTGAGGTGTTTTTTCTCAAAAGCGAACGCAAAAAGTTAATAGttgaaatacaaaatctcAAGGCCCTTATTCCTAGATCGTAA
- the LOC119553616 gene encoding uncharacterized protein LOC119553616 isoform X2, with amino-acid sequence MRCAVKNCGNNNRNSNRRKWRFFHFPKDGTHLQNWMDFCQRDSINPATACICNEHFAPGDFERNMQYELGFSRKNPTKLKPGSLPSLNRPQKLAKDKAGRTKKDSKNDEPQSPHSHETIEIQLCNFTTDFVDLEESSFSDYNEVVELIRTPQRSPSSQPSKNADTSQHHRHLEVEILDPLNPQSNAKDHVEIIDSDGDNYVKHLEHEVSSLKREVFFLKSERKKLIVEIQNLKALIPRS; translated from the exons atgcgcTGTGCTGTGAAAAATTGCGGAAATAATAATCGCAATTCTAATAGAAGGAAATGGCGATTCTTTCACTTCCCCAAAGACGGGACTCACCTCCAAAATTGGATGGATTTCTGCCAGCGGGATAGTATTAACCCCGCCACAG CCTGCATTTGCAACGAGCACTTTGCACCCGGTGACTTTGAGAGGAATATGCAGTACGAACTTGGGTTTTCTCGGAAAAACCCAACTAAACTCAAGCCCGGCTCGCTACCAAGTCTCAACAGACCTCAAAAGTTGGCCAAAGATAAGGCTGGAAGAACCAAGAAAGATTCTAAAAAT GACGAGCCGCAATCTCCACATTCCCATGAGACCATAGAAATCCAACTCTGTAACTTTACTACAGATTTTGTGGACTTGGAAGAAAGTTCATTCAGCGATTACAATGAAGTTGTTGAGCTGATAAGAACGCCTCAAAGGAGTCCGTCCTCCCAACCATCTAAAAATGCCGACACCTCTCAGCATCACAGGCACTTGGAAGTAGAAATTCTTGATCCGCTGAACCCGCAATCGAATGCCAAGGACCATGTGGAGATAATCGACTCAGACGGCGACAATTACGTAAAGCACTTGGAGCATGAAGT GAGTTCATTAAAACGTGAGGTGTTTTTTCTCAAAAGCGAACGCAAAAAGTTAATAGttgaaatacaaaatctcAAGGCCCTTATTCCTAGATCGTAA